The following proteins come from a genomic window of Streptomyces sp. Sge12:
- a CDS encoding maleylpyruvate isomerase N-terminal domain-containing protein gives MNGPAQSPDDGYERPGGQARIPGPRGAADDLDPGHAPQSLPLPGSPVPPPAALPAPDRTADSTGDRVPDPVPDPVSDLAPDAAMPEPVLDPPPPPSHAVLKSLLGAWALAACSAEETQAVEDHLTECAPCAEEALRLRDAVGLLHPEENLDLKPLLRSRVLEDCLGKRPARIPVPVWASPYDTETARLDALLQDFGDSEWHTPVRLKWFEEERRRSQRTTVAGVIGHLMTVDGLIASALGLDDPLGPDAPKGGPTVRTEHFWGASPYPTTRQVRDPWREQGHTLVRTVSFAGRGVAELAVDYGGFALPLGDAFLERAFECWVHAWDIAEAVDYPYEPPSGPHLHGMIDLAARLLPGALAQRRRAGLAAPARGLVAAGAPGRTLHLEIEGAGGGGWDIALDSPGAKPSPERTVAEIALDGIEFCQLAAGHISPEEAAVGQHGDREAIRDVLFAAASLSRL, from the coding sequence ATGAACGGCCCTGCCCAGTCGCCCGATGACGGATACGAGCGTCCCGGCGGCCAGGCGCGGATACCGGGTCCGCGCGGAGCCGCCGACGATCTCGATCCGGGCCACGCGCCGCAGTCGCTGCCGCTCCCGGGATCGCCGGTGCCGCCGCCCGCGGCACTGCCGGCGCCGGACCGGACGGCGGACTCGACGGGGGACCGCGTGCCGGACCCGGTGCCGGACCCGGTGTCGGACCTCGCGCCTGACGCGGCGATGCCCGAGCCGGTGCTCGATCCGCCACCACCTCCCTCGCACGCCGTGCTGAAGTCCCTGCTCGGGGCATGGGCACTGGCGGCCTGCTCCGCCGAGGAGACCCAGGCGGTCGAGGACCACCTCACCGAGTGCGCGCCCTGCGCGGAGGAGGCGCTGCGGCTGCGCGACGCGGTGGGGCTGCTGCACCCGGAGGAGAACCTCGACCTGAAGCCGCTGCTGCGCTCACGCGTCCTCGAGGACTGCCTGGGCAAGCGGCCGGCCCGCATTCCGGTGCCGGTGTGGGCGAGTCCGTACGACACGGAGACCGCGCGGCTCGATGCGCTGCTGCAGGACTTCGGGGACTCGGAGTGGCACACCCCGGTGCGGCTCAAGTGGTTCGAGGAGGAGCGGCGCAGGTCGCAGCGGACCACGGTGGCAGGGGTCATCGGCCATCTGATGACGGTGGACGGGCTGATCGCCTCCGCGCTGGGGCTGGACGATCCGCTGGGACCGGACGCGCCGAAGGGCGGTCCGACCGTGCGGACGGAACACTTCTGGGGTGCGTCGCCGTACCCGACCACCCGGCAGGTCCGCGACCCGTGGCGGGAGCAGGGCCACACGCTGGTGCGTACGGTCTCCTTCGCCGGCCGGGGAGTCGCCGAGCTGGCCGTGGACTACGGCGGCTTCGCACTGCCGCTCGGGGACGCGTTCCTGGAACGGGCCTTCGAGTGCTGGGTGCACGCGTGGGACATCGCGGAGGCGGTGGACTATCCGTACGAGCCGCCGTCCGGGCCGCACCTGCACGGGATGATCGACCTGGCGGCGCGGCTCCTGCCGGGCGCGCTGGCCCAGCGCAGGCGGGCGGGCCTGGCGGCCCCGGCGCGCGGCCTGGTCGCGGCGGGAGCGCCCGGACGGACCCTGCACCTGGAGATCGAGGGCGCGGGTGGCGGCGGCTGGGACATCGCGCTGGACTCACCGGGAGCGAAACCGTCGCCGGAACGGACGGTCGCGGAGATCGCCCTGGACGGCATCGAGTTCTGCCAGCTGGCCGCGGGCCACATCTCCCCGGAGGAGGCGGCGGTGGGCCAGCACGGGGACCGCGAGGCGATCCGCGACGTCCTGTTCGCGGCGGCGTCGCTGAGCAGGCTCTAG
- a CDS encoding VOC family protein: MAKEFQVTYDCADPGAQAVFWAQALGYRVQPPPEGFPDWPTALTAWGVPPELHNSRSAITDPDGKGPRVFFQQVPEGKTSKNRLHLDVRAAPGLKGDARMAKLEEEATRLEALGAKRLYRIEANGMDEGIIVMADPEGNEFCLD; the protein is encoded by the coding sequence ATGGCCAAGGAATTCCAAGTCACTTACGACTGCGCCGACCCGGGTGCGCAGGCGGTGTTCTGGGCCCAAGCACTGGGCTACCGCGTCCAGCCGCCGCCCGAAGGGTTCCCCGACTGGCCGACCGCACTCACGGCGTGGGGCGTGCCTCCCGAACTGCACAACAGCCGGTCGGCCATCACGGATCCGGACGGCAAGGGGCCGCGGGTCTTCTTCCAGCAGGTCCCGGAGGGAAAGACCTCGAAGAACCGCCTGCACCTGGACGTCCGCGCAGCACCCGGCCTGAAGGGCGACGCGCGGATGGCCAAGCTGGAGGAGGAAGCCACCCGGCTGGAGGCGCTGGGAGCGAAGCGGCTGTACCGGATCGAGGCCAACGGCATGGACGAGGGGATCATCGTCATGGCCGACCCGGAGGGCAACGAATTCTGCCTCGACTGA